In Photobacterium sp. TLY01, the following proteins share a genomic window:
- the map gene encoding type I methionyl aminopeptidase, protein MRESGRLLASVFSMLDDFVAAGVSTMAINDKVEAFITDALSARPASKGQYDYPYVLNASINEVICHGMPDENRLLKEGDIINLDITLEKNGFIADSSKMYCIGRVQPRASRLVKTTYEAMWQGIAQVKPGATLGDIGYAIQKHAESQGYSVVREYCGHGIGREMHEEPQVLHHGLKGRGLRLQPGMTFTIEPMINEGTYKTKTKKDGWTVVTKDKKLSAQWEHTILVTETGYEVLTLREEEKH, encoded by the coding sequence ATGCGCGAGTCTGGCCGCTTATTGGCCTCAGTCTTTTCCATGCTGGATGACTTTGTGGCTGCCGGTGTATCGACCATGGCGATTAATGACAAGGTCGAGGCCTTTATTACGGATGCATTGTCTGCAAGACCTGCCAGTAAAGGCCAGTACGATTATCCGTACGTCCTCAATGCGTCAATCAATGAAGTGATTTGCCATGGCATGCCGGACGAAAACCGTCTGTTGAAAGAGGGCGATATTATCAATCTGGATATCACCCTGGAGAAAAATGGTTTTATTGCTGATTCCAGCAAAATGTATTGCATCGGCCGGGTTCAGCCACGTGCGTCCCGGCTGGTAAAAACAACCTATGAAGCCATGTGGCAGGGGATTGCGCAGGTGAAACCTGGCGCGACTCTGGGTGATATTGGGTATGCGATTCAGAAGCACGCCGAAAGTCAGGGTTATTCTGTGGTCCGGGAATATTGCGGTCACGGCATCGGCCGGGAAATGCATGAAGAACCACAAGTCCTTCACCATGGGCTGAAAGGGCGCGGGTTGCGGCTGCAGCCAGGCATGACATTCACCATTGAACCGATGATCAATGAAGGCACCTACAAAACCAAAACCAAGAAAGACGGCTGGACTGTGGTGACCAAAGACAAAAAACTGTCGGCGCAGTGGGAGCACACCATACTGGTGACGGAAACCGGTTATGAGGTGCTGACGCTGAGAGAAGAAGAAAAGCACTGA
- a CDS encoding NUDIX hydrolase, producing the protein MTQASSMYSSPKVAVLAVTYKDDQLILVQRKNEPQKGGWGFPGGSVWPGETLREAALRELKEETSVIATAEQFLEVVEVNEFDGENCHHHFILVPVLCRYVAGELLPGDDASACRWMSVSDIVSGQSALIEKVADVALEAKQKFSL; encoded by the coding sequence ATGACTCAGGCAAGCAGCATGTACTCATCACCGAAAGTGGCGGTTCTCGCCGTTACCTACAAAGACGATCAACTCATTCTGGTTCAACGCAAAAACGAGCCGCAAAAAGGTGGTTGGGGCTTTCCCGGTGGTTCTGTCTGGCCGGGCGAAACTCTGCGTGAGGCAGCCTTGCGTGAACTGAAGGAAGAAACCAGCGTGATCGCAACGGCTGAACAGTTCCTGGAAGTGGTTGAAGTGAATGAGTTCGATGGCGAAAACTGCCACCATCACTTTATTCTGGTGCCAGTACTCTGCCGCTATGTGGCGGGGGAACTGCTGCCGGGGGATGACGCCAGTGCTTGTCGCTGGATGTCTGTTTCAGACATTGTCAGCGGTCAGTCCGCCCTGATTGAAAAAGTGGCCGACGTGGCACTGGAGGCAAAGCAGAAGTTCTCCCTATAG
- a CDS encoding Qnr family pentapeptide repeat protein, with product MYQENKLFNQVNFSRQDLSEAVFKNCQFYRCDFSRSNLRDAVFENCKFIEPGAFEGCHFDYCDLRDASFKDCQLALANFKGANCFGIELRDSDLKGANFIQASFVNQVSHQMYFCSAYITGCNLSYANLERQCIEKCDLFENRWVGANLQGASFKSSDLSRGSFSEDCWGQFSIQGADLSHSELDGLDPRKVDLTGVKICDWQQEQLLEPLGIVVLPG from the coding sequence ATGTATCAAGAGAATAAACTATTTAATCAGGTTAATTTTTCCCGCCAGGATTTATCAGAAGCTGTATTCAAGAATTGTCAGTTTTATCGTTGTGACTTTAGCCGATCAAATTTAAGGGATGCAGTGTTTGAAAACTGTAAGTTTATTGAGCCGGGAGCTTTCGAAGGCTGTCATTTTGACTATTGCGATTTGCGCGATGCGAGTTTTAAAGACTGTCAGCTAGCTTTAGCAAACTTTAAAGGTGCAAATTGTTTTGGTATTGAATTGCGGGATAGTGATCTGAAAGGTGCCAATTTTATTCAGGCAAGCTTTGTGAATCAGGTTAGTCATCAGATGTATTTCTGTTCGGCTTATATCACAGGGTGTAATTTGTCTTATGCCAATCTGGAGCGGCAATGTATTGAAAAATGCGATTTGTTTGAAAACCGATGGGTCGGAGCAAATTTGCAGGGAGCCTCTTTTAAGTCGTCTGATTTAAGTCGAGGGTCATTCTCTGAAGATTGTTGGGGACAATTTTCTATTCAGGGGGCTGATCTCAGTCATTCAGAGCTTGATGGGTTAGATCCCCGAAAAGTCGATTTAACGGGTGTGAAAATCTGTGACTGGCAGCAAGAGCAATTGCTGGAGCCTCTCGGTATTGTTGTTCTGCCGGGTTGA
- a CDS encoding GNAT family N-acetyltransferase → MVAITTERLTIRPLTAADADFIFELYNTPGFQRFVGDKQLHTRQDALKYLETSLISLYQTTGLGLQRVALKSDDTPIGICGLIKRDSLKDIDLGYGYLPGFEGQGYAFEAAQAILSFARETLALKRLVAITDAENHRCIHLLTRLGFHYELNHETLPDGGLLVRFGIAL, encoded by the coding sequence ATGGTAGCAATCACCACGGAACGTCTGACGATCAGGCCGTTAACGGCGGCAGATGCTGATTTCATTTTTGAACTGTATAACACGCCAGGCTTTCAACGTTTTGTCGGTGATAAACAGCTTCATACACGTCAGGATGCGTTGAAGTATCTCGAAACATCACTTATCAGTCTGTATCAGACAACAGGTTTGGGGCTACAGCGTGTTGCATTGAAAAGCGATGACACACCGATTGGTATCTGTGGCCTGATTAAACGTGATTCCCTGAAAGACATTGATTTAGGATATGGCTATTTGCCGGGCTTTGAGGGGCAGGGCTATGCCTTTGAAGCCGCTCAGGCAATCTTGTCTTTTGCCCGTGAAACCCTGGCACTGAAGCGTCTGGTCGCGATTACCGATGCCGAGAACCACAGATGCATTCACCTGTTGACCAGGCTGGGTTTCCACTATGAGTTAAACCATGAAACCTTGCCTGACGGCGGGTTGCTGGTACGGTTTGGAATTGCGCTGTGA
- a CDS encoding ParD-like family protein yields the protein MGIVKISDDLHEEIRKASSTMSRSINAQAEFWIKMGLLAEMNPTLTYNELIRKLLLSDAGSVQELMSEQN from the coding sequence ATGGGGATAGTCAAAATATCGGATGACCTTCATGAAGAGATCCGAAAAGCCAGCAGCACGATGTCGCGTTCTATTAATGCCCAGGCAGAGTTTTGGATAAAAATGGGTCTGCTGGCGGAAATGAATCCGACACTGACATATAACGAACTGATTCGTAAGCTATTACTGAGCGATGCGGGATCGGTACAGGAATTAATGAGTGAACAAAATTAA
- a CDS encoding antibiotic biosynthesis monooxygenase, giving the protein MFAVIFRAKTGQQDGQYAEMVKVMRDLAFEKYGCLDFIAVTEGDQEIAISYWNAEADIQNWHRDSQHALAQQFGREKWYASYTVQVVEVKRQYSFNQ; this is encoded by the coding sequence ATGTTTGCAGTGATTTTCAGGGCGAAGACAGGTCAGCAGGACGGTCAGTATGCCGAGATGGTCAAAGTGATGCGGGATCTGGCCTTTGAAAAATATGGCTGTCTGGACTTTATCGCGGTGACAGAGGGAGATCAGGAAATTGCGATTTCCTACTGGAACGCCGAAGCGGATATCCAGAACTGGCACAGAGACAGCCAGCATGCACTGGCCCAGCAATTTGGCCGTGAAAAATGGTACGCTTCCTACACGGTACAGGTTGTGGAAGTGAAGCGGCAGTACAGTTTTAATCAATAA
- a CDS encoding mechanosensitive ion channel family protein yields the protein MMQTLFRTFLFCCFFVSLTATAAPNLLLSNTTDPATSAAGQAVNAAYDYKDSLDRDTPRGTLKGFLEAVYEQDYTKAAKYLDLRYMPKGMSASNGEEYARKLHAIIERNLWINLQDIDDSPAGDLDDLLPDYRESFGNITVKNAEVSLLLQQVPSKKLGKIWKISNATVALVPSLYEELGYSPLTEWFIQNVPDGYIFKLSLWEIVFLFTCLFASFAVVTPVCLITAWLVRKTDIKMKEDLAGLIAKPLLFFTALGLDHLLLSSATLTANARAFLNNGYLLFGTSLWLGWSAIGLFQYIIRERLINNGNKQGAAMVRPFLTFIRIILLIFAVLSWMEYQGFNATALLAGMGVGGVALALASKQTLENFIGTMMLYSAAPVKVGNLCNFGGIRGTVEEIGLRCTRIRTIDRTVIHVPNAKLSEMEIENISMREKIRFKSDIRLDYSTSTTQLKQIIDEIKLLLENHDKVDKKPLRVTFRGFGAHGLEINVFAYIGTKSLPVYQVAAQEIHLGIMEIVEKQGSRIVPATFDAQLLS from the coding sequence ATGATGCAAACCCTGTTCAGAACCTTTCTGTTCTGCTGCTTTTTTGTGTCGCTCACTGCGACAGCGGCGCCTAACCTACTGCTGAGCAATACGACAGACCCGGCAACCTCTGCGGCTGGGCAAGCGGTGAATGCGGCCTATGATTACAAAGATTCTCTCGATCGGGATACCCCCAGAGGAACGCTGAAAGGCTTTCTGGAAGCGGTATACGAGCAGGACTACACCAAAGCGGCGAAATATCTGGACTTGCGTTACATGCCCAAAGGAATGAGCGCCAGCAACGGGGAAGAATACGCCAGAAAGCTCCATGCCATCATTGAGCGAAATCTCTGGATCAACCTGCAGGATATTGATGACAGTCCGGCAGGGGATCTGGATGATCTGCTGCCCGACTATCGTGAGTCGTTTGGCAATATCACGGTTAAAAATGCTGAAGTCTCACTGCTGTTGCAGCAGGTTCCGAGTAAAAAGCTGGGCAAAATCTGGAAGATCTCCAATGCCACGGTTGCCCTGGTCCCGAGTTTGTATGAAGAACTGGGTTACAGTCCGCTGACAGAATGGTTCATTCAGAATGTACCGGACGGGTATATTTTCAAACTCAGCCTCTGGGAAATCGTCTTTCTCTTTACTTGCCTGTTCGCCTCTTTTGCTGTTGTTACGCCAGTTTGTCTGATCACGGCCTGGCTGGTTCGCAAAACAGACATCAAGATGAAAGAAGACTTGGCGGGCTTGATCGCCAAGCCGCTGCTGTTCTTTACCGCACTGGGGCTGGATCATTTGTTGCTGTCGAGCGCGACGCTGACGGCCAACGCCAGAGCTTTTCTCAATAATGGTTATCTGCTGTTTGGCACCAGCCTGTGGCTGGGCTGGTCTGCCATTGGGCTTTTTCAGTACATCATCCGTGAACGTTTAATCAACAACGGGAATAAACAAGGCGCGGCCATGGTTCGCCCTTTCCTGACCTTTATCCGTATTATTTTGCTGATCTTTGCGGTGCTGTCCTGGATGGAATACCAGGGTTTCAATGCCACAGCTTTGCTGGCCGGTATGGGCGTGGGCGGTGTTGCCCTGGCTTTGGCCTCTAAACAAACACTGGAAAACTTCATTGGTACCATGATGCTCTATTCTGCGGCGCCGGTAAAAGTGGGAAATCTGTGCAATTTCGGCGGCATTCGGGGCACAGTTGAAGAAATTGGCCTGCGTTGTACCCGCATCAGAACCATAGACAGAACCGTGATTCATGTACCGAATGCCAAGTTATCGGAAATGGAAATCGAAAATATTTCGATGCGGGAAAAGATCCGCTTTAAATCGGATATTCGTCTGGATTACAGCACATCAACCACGCAGTTAAAGCAGATTATTGATGAGATAAAACTGCTGCTGGAAAATCATGACAAGGTTGATAAAAAGCCGCTGCGGGTGACGTTTCGTGGCTTTGGTGCGCACGGATTGGAAATCAATGTCTTTGCGTACATTGGCACCAAAAGCCTGCCTGTGTATCAGGTGGCCGCTCAGGAAATCCACCTAGGCATTATGGAAATCGTCGAAAAGCAGGGCTCCCGAATTGTCCCGGCCACGTTTGATGCTCAGCTATTGTCATAA
- a CDS encoding DnaJ C-terminal domain-containing protein, with translation MEYRDYYAILGISRDATLADIKRAYKKSARRYHPDVSKDTDAKEKFIQAKEAYEVLKDPQKRAAYDQLGKDWHSGEHFHVPPNWERNYQFSSEGFSQGDASAFSDFFESLFGDHFDHSAGRHHRARRAHQHFTAKGEDIHAKVQIDIEDSFHGAVRTLTLPSSPLDGTHPQTVNLKIPKGVREGQHMRLGGKGMPGHGGGAAGDLYLEISFRPHPYYRLEQKNLYMTLPVTPWEAALGAKIKIPTPTGPIEVTVPANSVSGKILRLRGRGLPGASPGDMLITLNIVQPKVKSEQEKALYRQMQDLMSFNPRDQFGFES, from the coding sequence ATGGAATATCGTGATTATTACGCCATCCTTGGAATTTCCCGCGATGCAACTTTGGCGGATATCAAACGAGCTTATAAGAAAAGTGCGCGCAGATACCACCCAGATGTGTCGAAGGACACCGACGCCAAAGAGAAGTTTATTCAGGCCAAAGAGGCCTATGAGGTGCTCAAGGATCCCCAGAAGCGGGCCGCTTATGATCAATTGGGTAAAGACTGGCATTCCGGAGAGCATTTTCATGTACCACCAAACTGGGAACGCAATTATCAGTTTTCCAGTGAAGGTTTTTCCCAGGGGGATGCATCTGCATTCTCTGATTTTTTTGAATCGCTGTTCGGCGATCACTTTGATCACAGCGCAGGACGCCATCATCGCGCTCGCAGAGCACATCAACATTTCACAGCCAAGGGCGAAGATATCCACGCCAAGGTTCAAATTGATATTGAAGACAGCTTTCATGGCGCGGTACGCACCCTCACCCTGCCATCATCCCCCCTCGACGGCACGCACCCTCAGACCGTGAATTTAAAAATTCCTAAAGGGGTTCGGGAAGGTCAGCATATGCGTCTGGGCGGCAAGGGAATGCCCGGCCATGGCGGCGGCGCGGCGGGCGATCTTTATCTTGAAATCAGTTTTCGTCCGCACCCGTATTACCGGCTTGAGCAGAAAAATCTGTATATGACCCTCCCCGTCACACCATGGGAAGCAGCCTTGGGCGCTAAAATAAAGATACCGACTCCGACAGGCCCCATTGAGGTGACGGTGCCGGCCAATTCGGTTTCAGGGAAAATACTGCGGCTTCGCGGCCGGGGACTTCCCGGAGCCTCACCCGGGGATATGCTGATCACTCTGAATATTGTCCAGCCCAAGGTGAAAAGCGAGCAGGAAAAAGCTCTGTACCGGCAGATGCAGGATCTGATGTCCTTTAACCCTCGTGATCAATTTGGATTTGAGTCATGA
- a CDS encoding chaperone modulator CbpM gives MKKKITSSQLSITVIAEHEPTLNLAEFCRACGQPAEWVIALVEEGVLDPQGDRPIHWRFATVNLRRALRASRIQQDLDLNVPGVAVVLDLLDEIERLQRRLEYRYSVSL, from the coding sequence ATGAAGAAAAAAATTACGTCAAGCCAGCTCAGTATTACGGTCATTGCAGAGCATGAGCCGACGCTTAACCTGGCAGAGTTTTGTCGCGCTTGTGGTCAACCCGCTGAATGGGTGATCGCCCTGGTTGAAGAAGGGGTTCTGGATCCTCAGGGTGATCGGCCAATTCACTGGCGCTTTGCCACCGTCAATCTGCGCCGTGCTCTGCGCGCCAGTCGTATACAGCAAGATTTGGATTTGAATGTCCCCGGAGTCGCTGTGGTCCTTGATCTACTGGATGAAATCGAACGGCTGCAACGTCGATTGGAATACCGATATTCAGTGTCCCTTTAG
- a CDS encoding glutathionylspermidine synthase family protein — MIQVPITPRPNWKMLADEFGFRFHTLEGEPYWVEDRYFQFSLQQIENELEAPTAELHQMSLEAVDKVIRDEALLKKFQIPETMWDLIASSWKQKAPSLYGRLDFAYDGRHPAKLLELNSDTPTSLYEASFWQWLWLEDQVNAGKLPRRADQYNLIQELMIQRMAALGSYQPGQTLHFACCRDSVEDRDTVQYLEDCAREAGLKIAFVYIEDIGINQDGEFTDLDDNPIRWMFKLYPWEFMFREEYAAYLHSANVNWLEPMWKSISSNKAILPLMWDMFPHHPNLLPAYFADDPKAASLTDFVKKPIFSREGANISVHRAGEILQHEPGPYGDEGYIIQQYTHLPRFGNNHMLIGSWLINDEPAGLTIREDTGYITKDTSMFIPHIILD; from the coding sequence ATGATTCAGGTTCCGATTACCCCACGCCCAAACTGGAAAATGCTGGCCGATGAATTTGGATTTCGTTTCCATACTCTGGAAGGCGAACCCTATTGGGTCGAAGATCGCTACTTTCAGTTCAGTTTGCAGCAGATTGAAAATGAACTGGAAGCGCCCACCGCCGAGCTCCATCAAATGAGCCTGGAAGCCGTCGATAAAGTTATCCGCGATGAAGCCTTGCTGAAAAAATTTCAGATCCCGGAAACCATGTGGGATCTGATTGCCAGCTCGTGGAAACAAAAAGCACCCAGTTTGTATGGGCGACTGGATTTTGCCTACGATGGCCGGCATCCGGCAAAATTGCTTGAATTGAACAGTGACACACCAACCTCACTTTACGAAGCCAGTTTCTGGCAATGGTTGTGGCTTGAAGATCAGGTCAATGCAGGCAAACTACCCAGGCGCGCCGATCAGTACAATCTGATTCAGGAGCTGATGATCCAGCGCATGGCAGCATTAGGCAGCTACCAGCCAGGACAAACATTGCATTTCGCCTGCTGCCGGGACAGCGTGGAAGACAGAGATACTGTGCAGTATCTTGAAGACTGCGCCAGAGAAGCCGGGCTGAAAATCGCCTTTGTGTACATTGAAGACATCGGCATCAATCAGGACGGCGAGTTTACCGATCTGGACGACAACCCGATTCGCTGGATGTTCAAGCTCTATCCGTGGGAGTTTATGTTCCGGGAAGAGTATGCCGCGTATCTGCACAGCGCCAATGTTAACTGGCTGGAACCGATGTGGAAAAGCATCAGCTCAAACAAAGCGATTCTGCCGCTGATGTGGGACATGTTTCCTCACCACCCGAACCTGTTACCCGCCTACTTTGCCGATGATCCGAAAGCCGCAAGCCTGACAGATTTCGTGAAAAAACCAATTTTCAGCCGCGAAGGAGCCAACATCAGTGTGCATCGTGCCGGTGAAATACTGCAGCATGAACCCGGCCCGTACGGCGACGAAGGCTATATCATCCAGCAATATACCCATTTACCGCGTTTCGGTAACAACCATATGCTGATCGGCAGCTGGTTGATCAATGATGAACCCGCCGGACTGACGATCCGGGAAGATACAGGTTACATCACCAAAGATACTTCAATGTTTATTCCGCATATCATTCTGGATTAA